A window from Corynebacterium urogenitale encodes these proteins:
- the crtI gene encoding phytoene desaturase family protein — MVKQRTLRTGVDSRRHLQLPRPLIPMTRAVTRKRVPGDIQRVVVIGAGLSGLAAACRLRASGLEVTLVEAADAVGGRCRTETLESKHGSFEADTGATVLTMPSLVESMVHSLGQHMPESWKPQRLSPAYHAQFASGRQINVFGDSARMCSEISRFAREKFADEGGSAVAQRERALISGYERHRSWSQEMFTASYENFLAADFDSLIDLIATPASSSDLLRLLGLGAFGRLGPSTRRHLGDEELEKLFTFQALYAGESPASALAVYSVISHMDTAMGVYYPQHSIGEAAEVMADALRAAGAKVRLNTPVKSLQISGDRILGVELEDGEYLAADAVVATPDLPIIDKLAGKRQRTKRARPLPVRWSPSAVVIHGTVPSEVAQGWEAQFHHTISFGEEWEQIFKEITAVKGKGQLMSAPSLLITRPAVSAPSRRRTSKEGVVYEPISILAPTPNLHSAAIDWPRITDRYVAELLTEMENRGWEGLSDHLSIGRVDTPATWERKHGYGAGTPFSLAHSLFQTGPFRPRNTRAYGLENLVLAGSGTTPGVGVPTVLLSGALAARRITGGGVR, encoded by the coding sequence ATGGTTAAACAACGAACTCTGCGTACGGGCGTGGACTCACGCCGACACCTGCAGCTACCCCGCCCTCTCATTCCGATGACTCGCGCTGTCACCCGTAAGCGTGTGCCAGGCGATATCCAGCGGGTGGTCGTTATTGGGGCTGGCTTGTCCGGATTGGCCGCCGCATGCCGTCTACGTGCCTCTGGCCTCGAGGTGACTCTCGTGGAAGCTGCGGATGCAGTTGGTGGGCGATGCCGAACTGAGACTCTGGAGAGCAAGCATGGTTCCTTTGAAGCTGATACCGGCGCCACGGTGCTGACCATGCCTAGTCTTGTGGAATCCATGGTGCATTCTTTGGGGCAGCATATGCCGGAGAGTTGGAAACCGCAGCGCCTGTCACCTGCCTATCACGCTCAGTTCGCATCCGGTCGGCAGATTAATGTCTTTGGCGACTCTGCGCGCATGTGCTCGGAAATTTCACGCTTTGCGCGAGAGAAGTTCGCTGACGAAGGTGGAAGTGCGGTCGCCCAACGCGAACGTGCCCTGATCTCTGGTTACGAGCGGCACCGTTCATGGTCTCAGGAGATGTTCACTGCCTCCTACGAGAATTTCCTCGCGGCAGATTTCGACTCCCTCATCGATCTCATCGCCACCCCAGCCTCCTCCTCGGATCTGCTGCGTTTGTTGGGACTCGGCGCCTTCGGGCGTTTAGGACCGAGCACCCGCCGACACCTCGGTGATGAAGAGTTGGAGAAGCTCTTTACCTTCCAAGCCCTGTACGCTGGCGAATCTCCGGCATCAGCGCTGGCCGTGTACTCCGTAATCAGCCATATGGATACGGCGATGGGAGTCTACTACCCGCAGCATTCCATTGGGGAGGCAGCTGAGGTCATGGCTGATGCCCTGCGCGCTGCGGGAGCCAAGGTGCGGCTGAACACCCCAGTGAAGAGCCTCCAGATTTCCGGTGACAGGATCCTCGGCGTGGAGTTGGAGGACGGTGAATACCTCGCAGCCGATGCCGTCGTAGCCACCCCGGATCTGCCGATCATCGACAAGCTGGCAGGAAAGCGACAGCGAACCAAACGAGCCCGGCCACTGCCAGTACGCTGGTCCCCTTCCGCCGTCGTAATTCACGGCACGGTGCCCTCGGAGGTGGCGCAAGGGTGGGAGGCACAATTCCACCACACCATTAGCTTCGGTGAGGAATGGGAGCAAATCTTCAAGGAAATCACTGCCGTCAAAGGCAAGGGGCAGCTGATGAGTGCCCCTTCGCTACTCATCACCCGTCCCGCGGTCAGCGCTCCATCGAGGCGCAGAACCTCGAAGGAGGGCGTGGTGTACGAACCGATCAGCATCCTGGCACCAACCCCCAACCTTCATTCGGCTGCGATCGATTGGCCACGAATCACTGACCGATACGTCGCCGAGCTCCTCACGGAGATGGAAAATCGCGGTTGGGAAGGCCTGTCAGACCACCTATCCATCGGGCGAGTGGATACACCGGCCACGTGGGAACGCAAACACGGCTATGGTGCCGGCACACCGTTCTCTCTCGCGCATAGTTTGTTCCAGACCGGACCTTTCCGACCCCGCA
- a CDS encoding polyprenyl synthetase family protein, which produces MTSPVSQWSLDAPLSAVPEAVHKVLSHYFEESSQEFSAIGREFDQAVSYLKDFVLLGGKRVRPMFAWAGLRAGLEGGGGSLSIPFPDDATVNPAALLTAVSALELIQACALIHDDIIDKSDTRRGHPTTHRRFESEHREKGWLGSSEHYGVSQAILTGDLALAWADDMLHDSGVSAQALGNVRIPWRAMRSEVIAGQILDVTVEANGSEDVEDSYKVMEYKTASYTVARPLHLGAALVGADEQVVELLRAVGHDVGVVFQLRDDQLGVFGDPSMTGKPSGDDLRTGKRTALINLALAQGTESDVDKLTKSLGTVQDEADIDVLREIIVRTGAAQAIEEEIQIRSRRAIDALQDSPLDAGIKTELTGLTEKLSNRKF; this is translated from the coding sequence ATGACTTCTCCTGTTTCGCAGTGGAGCCTCGATGCTCCTCTGTCCGCTGTCCCCGAAGCCGTCCACAAGGTCTTAAGCCACTATTTCGAGGAGAGCTCTCAGGAGTTTTCGGCGATCGGCCGGGAGTTTGACCAGGCAGTTTCTTATCTCAAGGACTTCGTTCTTCTCGGAGGCAAGCGCGTCCGCCCGATGTTCGCGTGGGCTGGCCTTCGTGCGGGCCTTGAGGGTGGCGGTGGCTCCCTGTCCATTCCCTTTCCCGACGACGCCACCGTGAACCCCGCTGCACTACTGACTGCTGTATCGGCCTTGGAGTTAATCCAGGCGTGCGCACTGATTCATGACGACATTATCGATAAATCCGATACCCGGCGCGGTCATCCGACAACCCACCGCCGCTTCGAGTCGGAGCACCGTGAAAAAGGTTGGCTGGGCTCTTCTGAGCACTATGGCGTGAGTCAGGCGATCCTCACGGGCGATCTGGCACTCGCGTGGGCGGATGACATGCTTCATGACTCGGGAGTGTCGGCGCAAGCCTTAGGCAATGTGCGCATCCCATGGCGCGCGATGCGTTCGGAAGTCATCGCAGGGCAAATACTGGACGTCACGGTGGAAGCCAATGGCAGCGAGGATGTAGAGGATTCCTACAAGGTCATGGAATACAAGACCGCGAGCTACACTGTTGCCCGCCCGCTGCATTTGGGCGCGGCCCTCGTGGGCGCTGATGAGCAGGTGGTGGAGCTTCTGCGCGCTGTGGGCCACGATGTAGGTGTGGTCTTCCAACTCCGTGACGACCAGTTGGGGGTCTTCGGCGATCCTTCGATGACTGGAAAGCCCAGTGGCGATGACTTGCGTACAGGCAAGCGGACTGCCCTGATCAATTTGGCATTGGCTCAGGGCACGGAATCTGACGTCGATAAACTCACAAAGAGCCTGGGCACCGTGCAAGATGAGGCCGACATTGACGTGCTCCGGGAGATCATCGTTCGCACCGGAGCAGCGCAGGCAATCGAAGAAGAGATTCAGATTCGTAGTCGACGCGCCATCGACGCTCTCCAGGATTCTCCGCTGGATGCTGGGATTAAGACTGAGCTCACCGGCCTGACCGAAAAGCTCAGCAATAGGAAGTTCTAG
- a CDS encoding methylenetetrahydrofolate reductase, translated as MASIRRQVAVSDSLKFTTPGRVPFSVEFMPPRDDAAEQRLWGAAEAFHDLGVSFVSVTYGAGGSTRERTLRVARQLATKPLTTLVHMTLVDHTVEEIKQLIRSFASYGLTNLLALRGDPPGDPNAEWIPTEGGLLYTNELIELAKSMPECEDFDIGIASFPEGHYRAKDLESDTYYTLQKLRAGAEYSITQMFFDVDHYLRLRDRLVAADPEHGAKPIIPGLMPITSLRGVRRQMELAGASLPKSLEKRLLDAAAGDEIANKEAIREVGIEVTTEMAERLIAEGAPDLHFMTMNNVRATQEVLHNLGMAPAWGPGYGHDMVR; from the coding sequence ATGGCAAGCATTCGTCGGCAAGTCGCAGTCTCCGACTCACTGAAATTCACCACACCAGGACGCGTTCCCTTCAGCGTGGAATTCATGCCACCGAGGGACGACGCCGCCGAACAGCGCCTCTGGGGCGCGGCGGAAGCCTTCCACGACTTAGGCGTGAGCTTCGTCTCCGTCACTTACGGTGCCGGAGGCTCTACACGCGAGCGCACCCTGCGCGTGGCTCGTCAGCTCGCGACCAAACCGCTCACCACACTGGTTCACATGACGCTCGTCGACCACACAGTGGAGGAAATTAAACAGCTGATCCGCAGCTTCGCGAGCTATGGGCTGACCAACCTGCTGGCGCTGCGTGGTGACCCTCCGGGAGACCCGAACGCGGAATGGATCCCCACCGAGGGTGGCCTCCTCTACACCAATGAGCTCATTGAGCTGGCGAAATCTATGCCAGAATGTGAAGACTTCGATATCGGCATAGCGAGTTTCCCTGAGGGGCATTACCGCGCGAAGGACCTTGAATCGGACACGTACTACACACTCCAGAAGCTGCGCGCGGGTGCGGAGTACTCGATTACCCAGATGTTCTTCGACGTTGATCACTACCTGCGCCTGCGTGACCGGCTCGTAGCCGCGGACCCGGAGCACGGTGCGAAGCCGATCATCCCTGGCCTGATGCCCATCACCTCCCTCCGTGGTGTGCGACGCCAGATGGAGCTCGCCGGGGCTTCTTTGCCGAAATCACTCGAGAAGCGTCTGCTGGATGCGGCGGCAGGTGACGAGATTGCCAATAAGGAGGCAATCCGTGAAGTAGGTATTGAAGTGACAACGGAGATGGCGGAGAGGCTCATCGCGGAAGGCGCGCCAGACCTGCACTTCATGACCATGAATAATGTACGTGCAACGCAGGAAGTGCTGCACAACCTGGGTATGGCGCCGGCTTGGGGACCAGGCTACGGTCACGACATGGTGCGATAG
- a CDS encoding GNAT family N-acetyltransferase — protein MPRTDRALQASSVISIVPATATQFFRRVDELVDIHLAAMNYSPQFFAQRKSLWLSNLNHSGFLCHLALVHAANTPPNINDMRQRSAAVCFSFTGTPHTWWYQQVFRGLRDNGHSPTEARNLLTGYAELSEIHVSPHLQGRGIGHALLRQHLNSITLPKAMLSTPEVPEENNGAWKLYRKLGFTDVLRNFTFPADDRPFAILQRATNSPS, from the coding sequence ATGCCCCGTACCGACCGCGCCCTTCAGGCATCATCCGTCATTTCGATCGTGCCTGCTACCGCCACACAGTTCTTTCGGCGCGTTGATGAGCTGGTCGACATTCACCTTGCCGCAATGAACTACTCCCCCCAGTTTTTCGCGCAGCGCAAGAGTCTATGGCTCTCTAACCTGAACCATTCTGGGTTCCTCTGCCATCTTGCACTAGTTCACGCAGCTAACACCCCGCCAAACATCAATGACATGCGCCAGCGAAGCGCGGCGGTCTGCTTCAGTTTCACCGGCACGCCACACACATGGTGGTATCAGCAAGTCTTCCGCGGCCTACGCGATAACGGCCACTCCCCAACGGAGGCGAGGAACCTTTTAACCGGCTACGCCGAGCTTTCCGAAATTCACGTGTCGCCTCACCTCCAAGGCCGTGGCATCGGGCACGCACTTCTTCGGCAGCACCTAAACTCCATCACATTGCCCAAGGCCATGCTGTCCACGCCGGAGGTCCCCGAAGAGAATAACGGAGCCTGGAAGCTCTACCGGAAGCTCGGATTTACCGATGTACTGCGAAACTTCACATTTCCAGCCGATGATCGCCCTTTCGCGATTCTCCAGCGCGCGACGAACTCTCCCTCATAG
- a CDS encoding SAV_6107 family HEPN domain-containing protein, whose translation MATVQRIRGSIRPSARAFVEEAERQLERSRMANSCEESVVYSYRAALRAAGALIEWAMRKRKRRPSGSAWAKLRALDPSLGDWANRFETHARLASRAEMGLERGLHPMVAERLYEQACELVDLARERTDYLPKIA comes from the coding sequence ATGGCTACAGTGCAAAGGATTAGGGGATCGATCCGGCCTAGTGCTCGAGCATTCGTCGAGGAGGCTGAGCGCCAACTGGAGCGGTCTCGAATGGCGAATAGTTGTGAGGAGTCGGTTGTGTATTCCTACCGGGCGGCGCTTCGCGCGGCAGGGGCACTTATTGAATGGGCTATGCGGAAGCGGAAGCGTCGTCCCTCCGGATCTGCTTGGGCAAAGCTTCGTGCTCTGGATCCAAGCTTGGGGGATTGGGCAAATCGGTTTGAAACTCATGCGCGACTGGCGTCACGGGCGGAGATGGGCTTGGAGCGTGGGCTCCATCCGATGGTGGCGGAGAGATTGTATGAGCAGGCCTGTGAATTGGTGGATCTGGCGAGGGAAAGGACTGACTACCTTCCGAAGATTGCCTAG
- a CDS encoding DUF3040 domain-containing protein, whose amino-acid sequence MPLCNMEVIVALSEQERRALEEIERALIAEDPRFAKRASRGGEETSFSLNIRSLALVLLGLCFMVGGISLAQFSLWFVALSIVGFLIMFGGGLLAFQGESTPRDKGVGSAREAKRAEAKKLKSHGGLSDRMEDNFRRRFER is encoded by the coding sequence ATGCCGCTGTGCAACATGGAGGTCATTGTGGCTCTATCAGAGCAGGAACGGCGAGCGCTGGAAGAAATCGAACGCGCGCTGATCGCCGAGGACCCACGGTTCGCCAAGCGGGCTAGCCGTGGTGGAGAGGAAACCAGTTTCTCCCTGAACATCCGTTCTCTCGCGCTGGTTCTTCTCGGTCTCTGCTTCATGGTCGGTGGAATCAGCTTGGCTCAGTTTTCCCTGTGGTTCGTGGCTCTGAGCATCGTCGGTTTCCTCATCATGTTTGGAGGAGGTCTTCTTGCTTTCCAGGGCGAGAGCACTCCCCGGGACAAGGGAGTTGGTAGTGCTCGAGAGGCGAAGCGCGCGGAAGCTAAGAAGTTGAAGTCGCACGGGGGCCTCAGCGACAGGATGGAGGACAACTTCCGTCGGCGTTTCGAGCGCTAA
- the mraZ gene encoding division/cell wall cluster transcriptional repressor MraZ: MFFGTFTPKLDDKGRLTLPAKFREELADGLMVVKGQDRSLAVYPRGEFLVRAKKAAAASRTNPRARAFVRNLAASADEQTPDAQGRITIPVAHRSYAGLSKKCVVIGNVDFLEIWDAEAWETYSAEHESDFSMGDDESFADFL; the protein is encoded by the coding sequence ATGTTCTTCGGCACCTTCACACCGAAGTTGGACGATAAGGGAAGGCTGACGCTGCCGGCGAAATTCCGCGAGGAACTAGCCGACGGCCTCATGGTGGTCAAAGGTCAGGACCGTAGCCTGGCGGTGTATCCGCGAGGCGAGTTCCTCGTCCGGGCCAAAAAGGCGGCAGCAGCATCGCGTACGAACCCTCGGGCTCGCGCATTCGTGCGCAACCTGGCGGCCAGTGCCGATGAGCAAACTCCAGACGCCCAAGGGCGTATCACCATTCCGGTGGCACACCGCTCGTACGCGGGACTGTCGAAGAAATGTGTGGTCATCGGCAACGTGGATTTTCTGGAAATCTGGGATGCCGAAGCGTGGGAGACCTACTCCGCCGAGCATGAGAGCGATTTCTCCATGGGAGACGACGAATCCTTCGCCGACTTCCTGTAG
- the rsmH gene encoding 16S rRNA (cytosine(1402)-N(4))-methyltransferase RsmH — protein sequence MAQRNGQEHGHVPVMRDRMVELVGMGVRSEQAPARPIIVDGTLGAGGHTEAFLEEIPTAIVIGLDRDPNALAEAEARLARFGERFVAFRCRFDGISDAISTLAAEGAIPETVRETGISGFLFDLGVSSMQLDQTPRGFAYSVDAPLDMRMDPETPLTAAEILNTYSHGDIARILKTYGDERFAGKIASAIVREREKEPFTNSARLVELLYSVIPAASRRTGGHPAKRTFQALRIEVNAELEALENVIPAATSWLHLGGAGVFMSYQSLEDKIVKKALAELTSSMTPAGLPMDLPGAEAEFSLLTRGAEKATAEEIELNSRAAPVRVRAATRVSTRGHEGFPIPPR from the coding sequence ATGGCGCAACGGAACGGACAAGAACACGGCCACGTCCCGGTCATGAGAGACCGCATGGTTGAACTTGTGGGCATGGGTGTGCGCTCTGAACAGGCGCCCGCTCGCCCGATCATCGTCGATGGCACGCTCGGGGCGGGCGGCCACACGGAAGCTTTTCTCGAGGAAATCCCCACCGCGATTGTTATCGGCCTCGATCGTGATCCGAACGCTCTGGCTGAGGCCGAGGCTCGCCTGGCTCGGTTCGGTGAGCGCTTCGTGGCCTTCCGTTGCCGTTTTGATGGGATTTCCGACGCCATCAGCACCCTGGCTGCAGAGGGAGCAATTCCTGAGACTGTCCGTGAGACGGGCATATCCGGCTTCCTCTTCGACTTGGGTGTGAGCTCCATGCAGCTGGATCAGACGCCACGCGGCTTTGCCTATAGCGTCGATGCGCCACTGGATATGCGTATGGACCCGGAGACTCCGTTGACTGCTGCGGAGATTCTCAACACGTACTCGCATGGGGATATTGCGCGGATCCTCAAGACTTATGGTGATGAGCGCTTTGCGGGGAAGATCGCAAGTGCCATCGTGCGTGAGCGTGAAAAGGAACCATTCACCAATTCCGCGCGTCTCGTGGAGCTGTTGTACTCGGTCATTCCGGCGGCATCCCGCCGTACTGGTGGTCACCCCGCCAAGCGCACTTTCCAGGCATTGCGGATTGAGGTCAATGCTGAGCTGGAAGCGTTGGAGAATGTGATTCCGGCTGCGACATCGTGGCTCCATCTTGGTGGCGCGGGAGTGTTCATGAGTTATCAGTCTCTCGAAGACAAGATCGTGAAGAAAGCGCTTGCGGAGCTGACGAGTTCGATGACCCCCGCCGGTCTGCCGATGGATTTGCCGGGAGCTGAGGCCGAGTTCTCCTTACTCACCCGCGGTGCGGAGAAAGCGACGGCAGAAGAAATCGAGCTGAACTCCCGCGCAGCACCTGTGAGGGTGAGAGCGGCCACGAGGGTCAGCACCCGTGGTCATGAGGGGTTTCCGATCCCGCCACGTTAA
- a CDS encoding peptidoglycan D,D-transpeptidase FtsI family protein — protein sequence MMLAVIVLIVIAMVLRLTWVQVIAGPSLASQAQLQRTAVITEPAHRGTITDRNGNILAYTMEARSLSVHPLRLRDFMQERHDLDPENVPEPDARIEQIVEELPKMINKQEDDIRPEDIRDKLTSKNNYEVLVRNVDPDVAAEVAKKFPEITSERQDIRQYPNGAIAQNVIGKISTDNQGQFGLELSQDGRLQGINGSRTVDVAGDGYAIPGSTRDEHPAVNGDAYELTLDLDAQTFIQQQVQQARENSQAESANAVVLDAHTGEIVAMASSDTINPNGDIEKQLKQKRVFGDRTTAETYEPGSVGKIMTAAAAIEEGKTTPDEVLDVPGSIDMAGVTVKDAWDHGVVPYTTTGIFGKSSNVGTLMLAQRVGEEKMYNYFRDFGIGQATGVGLPYETGGYMPELSQWSGGTFANLPIGQGMSMSLLQMTSIYQTLANDGVRVEPRLIRSITAADGSSVPTDEAKETQVVSSETARTVVDMFRAVTQSDPSGVQQGTGSNGAIEGYQTSGKTGTAQQIDEDTGAYSNSEYWITFAGIAPADDPRFVVGIMLDKPKRGTDGGGGQSAAPLFKDITSWLLDHYNVPLSADPGPQLMLEKK from the coding sequence ATGATGCTCGCGGTCATTGTTCTCATCGTGATCGCCATGGTGCTGCGCCTGACCTGGGTGCAGGTCATTGCAGGGCCCTCGCTGGCTTCTCAAGCTCAGCTACAGCGCACAGCGGTGATTACCGAACCCGCGCACCGCGGAACTATCACCGACCGTAACGGCAATATTTTGGCCTACACTATGGAGGCCCGTTCGCTGTCCGTTCACCCTCTACGCCTGCGTGACTTCATGCAGGAGCGCCATGATCTCGATCCGGAAAACGTACCGGAACCGGATGCCCGAATTGAGCAGATCGTTGAAGAACTGCCGAAAATGATTAACAAGCAGGAAGACGACATCCGCCCCGAGGACATTCGTGACAAGCTGACGTCGAAGAACAACTACGAAGTCCTTGTCCGCAATGTTGATCCGGACGTGGCGGCCGAAGTAGCTAAGAAGTTCCCTGAAATCACCTCTGAGCGCCAAGACATTCGCCAATACCCCAACGGTGCCATTGCTCAGAATGTGATCGGCAAGATCAGCACCGATAATCAGGGACAATTCGGCCTGGAGCTCTCGCAGGACGGTCGCTTGCAGGGCATTAATGGTTCCCGCACAGTGGACGTGGCAGGCGATGGATACGCCATTCCCGGCTCCACCCGTGATGAGCATCCAGCCGTCAACGGAGATGCGTACGAGTTGACTTTAGACCTCGATGCGCAGACTTTCATTCAGCAGCAAGTGCAGCAGGCTAGGGAGAATTCACAGGCAGAATCTGCCAATGCGGTAGTTCTCGACGCGCACACGGGCGAGATTGTCGCGATGGCTTCCTCGGACACGATCAACCCCAATGGTGATATCGAAAAGCAGTTGAAGCAGAAGCGCGTCTTCGGCGATCGCACGACCGCGGAAACCTATGAGCCGGGCTCCGTGGGGAAGATCATGACTGCAGCGGCTGCCATTGAAGAGGGCAAGACGACTCCCGACGAGGTGCTCGATGTTCCCGGCAGTATCGACATGGCCGGTGTGACGGTGAAGGACGCCTGGGACCACGGTGTTGTGCCGTACACGACCACCGGCATTTTCGGTAAGTCATCAAACGTGGGCACTCTCATGCTGGCGCAGCGCGTTGGCGAGGAGAAGATGTACAACTATTTCCGGGACTTCGGCATTGGCCAGGCCACTGGTGTGGGGTTGCCTTACGAGACCGGCGGATACATGCCAGAGCTCAGCCAGTGGTCAGGAGGAACCTTTGCGAACCTCCCGATTGGTCAGGGCATGTCTATGAGCCTGCTGCAGATGACGAGCATTTATCAAACACTTGCCAACGACGGTGTGCGCGTCGAACCTCGCCTCATTCGTTCCATTACCGCAGCGGATGGTTCTTCGGTGCCGACTGATGAGGCGAAGGAAACCCAGGTTGTCTCTTCTGAGACGGCTCGCACCGTGGTGGATATGTTCCGGGCAGTGACGCAGAGTGATCCGTCGGGCGTGCAGCAAGGTACCGGCTCGAACGGGGCTATCGAGGGATACCAGACGTCCGGCAAGACCGGCACCGCCCAGCAAATCGATGAGGACACCGGCGCGTACTCTAACTCTGAATACTGGATCACCTTCGCTGGTATCGCACCTGCCGATGACCCGCGCTTTGTGGTGGGCATCATGCTCGATAAGCCAAAGCGCGGTACTGATGGGGGCGGCGGCCAGTCTGCTGCGCCTTTGTTCAAGGACATCACCTCGTGGCTATTGGACCACTACAACGTGCCGTTGTCCGCCGACCCTGGACCCCAGTTGATGTTGGAGAAGAAGTAA
- a CDS encoding UDP-N-acetylmuramoyl-L-alanyl-D-glutamate--2,6-diaminopimelate ligase yields the protein MTTLSRLIELTGGELRPSSAADLSVTSATLDSSQVEPGGLFCGVPGTRTHGAAYAAGSGATAVLTDAEGATIIAEKDPELPVLIVDDVRRWMGEVSAEIYGYPSARMTIIGITGTSGKTTTSYLVEKALMKHFSVGIIGTTGTRINGKPIPTKLTTPEAPTMQALLARMESEGVSHVVMEVSSHALALGRVRGIDFDVAAFTNLSQDHLDFHPTMEEYFETKATLFSGEYGRPIPVICVDDEWGQRLAREGTDELSYALATDASAASSVSDASARLWQADSVTVQQTGEQDIHVLRTSSLSEDDTSDFTYRISLAGSFNVANSLIALACVDALGDDPDWVGTTEQIAEGIADVQVPGRMQAVNEGQDFLAVVDYAHKPGAVAGVVGTLADYMPNPQGRICMVLGAGGNRDHDKRPKMGYEAARVAHAVIVTDDNPRDEVPAEIRAQVLEGARLAASERKDTEVLVEEISDRADAIRRAVEWAQPEDAIVIAGKGHEKGQLVAGVMHDFDDVDVLSAALQERVAGMGDRS from the coding sequence ATGACGACTTTGTCCCGCCTCATTGAGCTCACTGGTGGCGAGCTGCGACCCAGCTCAGCCGCCGATCTCTCCGTGACCTCCGCCACCCTGGATTCCTCCCAGGTCGAACCCGGTGGACTGTTCTGCGGTGTCCCGGGCACGCGCACGCACGGCGCGGCCTACGCCGCCGGATCTGGCGCGACCGCCGTTCTCACGGACGCAGAAGGCGCGACGATCATCGCCGAGAAGGATCCCGAGCTTCCCGTACTCATCGTCGATGATGTCCGCCGCTGGATGGGCGAAGTCTCCGCAGAGATCTACGGCTATCCCTCCGCACGTATGACGATCATCGGTATCACGGGCACCTCCGGCAAGACCACCACGTCCTACCTTGTCGAAAAAGCCCTGATGAAGCACTTCTCGGTAGGCATCATCGGCACCACCGGCACTCGCATCAACGGCAAGCCAATTCCGACCAAGCTCACCACTCCCGAGGCCCCGACCATGCAGGCGCTGCTTGCGCGCATGGAGTCCGAAGGCGTGTCCCACGTGGTGATGGAGGTGTCTTCTCACGCGCTCGCACTGGGGCGCGTCCGTGGCATTGACTTCGACGTGGCTGCCTTCACGAACCTCAGCCAGGATCACCTCGACTTCCATCCGACGATGGAGGAGTACTTCGAGACCAAGGCCACGCTGTTCTCTGGGGAATACGGCAGGCCCATCCCCGTCATCTGCGTGGATGACGAGTGGGGTCAGCGCCTCGCCCGCGAGGGCACGGACGAACTTTCGTATGCCTTGGCGACCGATGCATCCGCCGCCTCCTCTGTTTCCGACGCCAGCGCGCGCCTGTGGCAGGCTGATTCCGTCACTGTCCAGCAGACCGGCGAACAGGACATTCACGTGCTGCGCACGAGCAGCCTGTCCGAGGACGATACGTCTGACTTCACCTACCGGATCTCTCTTGCCGGCAGCTTCAACGTGGCCAACAGCCTCATTGCTCTCGCCTGCGTGGATGCACTGGGAGATGACCCGGACTGGGTCGGTACCACAGAGCAGATCGCCGAGGGCATCGCCGATGTTCAGGTGCCGGGTCGCATGCAGGCAGTCAATGAGGGCCAGGATTTCCTCGCGGTCGTGGACTACGCCCACAAGCCAGGCGCCGTCGCTGGCGTGGTAGGCACCTTGGCCGATTACATGCCGAATCCCCAGGGGCGCATTTGCATGGTGCTCGGCGCCGGTGGCAACCGTGATCACGACAAGCGTCCGAAAATGGGCTACGAGGCCGCACGTGTGGCACATGCCGTGATCGTGACGGACGATAACCCCCGTGACGAGGTTCCTGCCGAGATTCGTGCGCAGGTGCTTGAGGGTGCGCGCCTCGCGGCGTCAGAGAGAAAGGACACCGAGGTGCTCGTCGAGGAGATCAGCGACCGCGCTGACGCCATTCGCCGCGCCGTTGAATGGGCCCAGCCGGAAGACGCCATCGTGATTGCTGGCAAGGGGCACGAGAAAGGCCAATTGGTCGCGGGCGTGATGCATGACTTCGATGATGTGGACGTACTCTCAGCGGCACTACAGGAACGTGTGGCAGGTATGGGCGACAGGAGCTAG